One genomic segment of Armatimonadota bacterium includes these proteins:
- a CDS encoding phytanoyl-CoA dioxygenase family protein, with protein sequence MVNLAQRTFDDSVTWDNLERDLTFHPAGAEHPLRLTQEQLASYNANGYLKGLPVFSDDEILEHRHYFDRLLAKQLKDGGDSYSLRRMMRFSQPYWDIAHNPIILDYVQDLLGPNIVAWGTQYFCKMPGDGKVVSWHQDASYWPLTPAHTVTMWLAVDDSDLGNGCMQVIPGTHTLGMVEFDMSGADENSVLPQKIKGAENYGKPVPFELKAGQISLHADMLIHGSEPNTSNRRRCGMTIRYAAGEVRSLDDGWTKNSTICRGRMPDDHWTDVKRPERDILDQ encoded by the coding sequence ATGGTGAACCTGGCCCAAAGAACCTTTGACGACTCGGTTACGTGGGACAATCTGGAGCGTGATCTCACCTTCCACCCTGCCGGCGCCGAGCATCCGCTTCGCCTTACGCAAGAGCAGCTTGCATCGTACAATGCCAACGGCTACCTGAAAGGCCTGCCGGTATTCTCCGATGACGAGATACTGGAGCATCGCCACTACTTCGACCGGCTGCTGGCGAAACAACTGAAAGATGGGGGCGATAGCTATTCATTGCGCCGCATGATGCGGTTCAGCCAACCGTACTGGGATATCGCACACAATCCAATCATCCTGGACTACGTGCAGGATCTACTCGGCCCCAACATCGTGGCGTGGGGCACGCAGTACTTCTGCAAGATGCCTGGCGACGGTAAGGTGGTATCGTGGCATCAGGACGCCTCGTACTGGCCGCTCACGCCCGCGCATACCGTCACGATGTGGCTGGCAGTGGATGACTCGGACCTGGGCAACGGCTGCATGCAGGTGATCCCGGGAACGCATACGCTCGGAATGGTGGAGTTTGATATGAGCGGTGCCGACGAGAACAGCGTCCTCCCGCAGAAAATCAAAGGCGCCGAAAACTACGGAAAGCCGGTTCCGTTTGAGTTGAAAGCCGGGCAAATCTCGCTGCATGCCGACATGCTCATCCACGGCTCCGAGCCCAACACCTCGAACCGCCGCCGTTGCGGTATGACCATCCGGTATGCCGCGGGCGAGGTTCGATCGCTGGACGATGGCTGGACCAAGAACAGCACCATCTGCCGCGGCCGGATGCCGGACGATCATTGGACCGACGTGAAGCGGCCGGAACGCGACATCCTGGACCAGTAG